A DNA window from Melanotaenia boesemani isolate fMelBoe1 chromosome 6, fMelBoe1.pri, whole genome shotgun sequence contains the following coding sequences:
- the mfap5 gene encoding microfibril associated protein 5: MGSLPVVLLLCSFHALAAVAQAQQTESAEEGTALPANCREEMYPCTRMYSVHRPIKRCLGNLCLYSLPRVYVINNEICMRTVCQQDEYLKAELCRELSGWPKRIARSSTRKRCLSRRSNPKTWANKA, from the exons ATGGGCAGCCTCCCAGTGGTCCTGCTCCTCTGCAGTTTCCACG CACTCGCAGCTGTAGCCCAAGCCCAGCAGACCG AGAGTGCCGAGGAAGGCACGGCTTTACCTGCCA ACTGTAGGGAGGagatgtatccctgcaccaggATGTACTCAGTCCACAGGCCCATCAAGAGATGTCTTGGCAACCTTTGTCTCTACAG CCTTCCTCGTGTCTACGTGATAAACAATGAGATCTGTATGAGGACAGTGTGCCAACAGGATGAGTATCTGAAAG CTGAACTGTGCAGAGAGCTGTCCGGCTGGCCCAAACGTATTGCTAGGTCATCTACTAGGAAACGCTGTCTCAGTCGTCGTAGCAACCCCAAAACCTGGGCAAACAAGGCCTGA
- the sbk3 gene encoding uncharacterized serine/threonine-protein kinase SBK3 isoform X2, with amino-acid sequence MTATAAKELDELCFLSAQSMSSLNVSQHFQMVKLLGEGSYGKVMLAVHKKQGTPMALKFSPRKSTSLTSFLREYNLSLCYCTHPSLTRALGIFFSTPSYYVFAQQAGLYGDLYSVIVSEVGVDEHCVQRVMSQLSGAVTHLHSLGFVHRDIKPENIFLCDRSCSWVKLGDFGLTRAIGTTVRAVWYESPFCTPEVEIAKEERQSEEIEEEEKEDIWITVEPSIDSWALGVLIYCLLTGCFPWEESTHDDRGYHKYKAWFDREAEKEDKTRKVEWRDKEDFDGYTIMEENQRDNPPPSQFEGLSPLVMTLLKELLHPEPKHRGSPEEILSYLGGPWLVQTAREEKRKAEEAENEAKKIREKGGVEEEILREGRGER; translated from the exons ATGACA GCTACAGCAGCTAAAGAACTTGACGagctctgttttctgtcagctCAGTCCATGTCCAGTCTGAACGTTTCCCAACACTTTCAGATGGTAAAGCTTCTGGGAGAGGGATCGTATGGAAAGGTCATGCTGGCTGTGCACAAGAAGCAAG GAACGCCTATGGCCCTGAAATTCTCTCCTCGAAAGTCGACATCACTCACGTCTTTCCTGCGTGAATACAACCTCTCCCTTTGCTACTGCACCCATCCTTCTCTGACACGGGCTCTTGGCATCTTCTTCTCTACACCATCCTACTATGTCTTCGCCCAGCAAGCCGGTCTCTATGGTGATCTCTACAGTGTTATTGTGTCAGAG GTTGGTGTGGATGAACACTGTGTTCAGAGGGTGATGTCCCAGCTGAGTGGGGCTGTTACACACCTCCACTCCCTGGGCTTTGTCCACCGTGACATCAAACCTGAGAATATCTTCCTATGTGACAGATCTTGTAGCTGGGTCAAGCTGGGCGACTTTGGCCTCACCCGTGCCATCGGCACCACAGTTAGAGCTGTTTGGTATGAGTCGCCTTTCTGTACTCCAGAGGTGGAAATTGCCAAGGAGGAAAGGCAAAGTGAGGAGattgaagaggaggagaaggaggataTTTGGATAACTGTTGAGCCCTCCATTGACAGCTGGGCCCTTGGTGTACTCATCTACTGTTTGCTAACTGGCTGCTTCCCCTGGGAGGAGAGCACTCATGATGACCGTGGCTACCATAAATACAAGGCGTGGTTTGATCGTGAGGctgaaaaagaagataaaactaGAAAGGTTGAGTGGAGGGATAAGGAAGACTTTGATGGTTACACTATCATGGAGGAAAACCAAAGAGACAACCCTCCTCCGTCACAGTTTGAGGGCCTCAGCCCTCTAGTGATGACTCTTTTAAAGGAGCTGCTCCACCCTGAGCCCAAACACAGAGGGAGCCCAGAGGAGATCCTGAGCTACCTGGGAGGGCCGTGGCTCGTGCAGACAGCGAGAGAGGAgaaaaggaaagcagaggaGGCCGAGAATGAAGccaaaaaaataagagaaaaaggAGGAGTAGAAGAGGAGATACTCAGAGAAGGAAGAGGGGAGAGATGA
- the sbk3 gene encoding uncharacterized serine/threonine-protein kinase SBK3 isoform X1 yields the protein MLQIQATAAKELDELCFLSAQSMSSLNVSQHFQMVKLLGEGSYGKVMLAVHKKQGTPMALKFSPRKSTSLTSFLREYNLSLCYCTHPSLTRALGIFFSTPSYYVFAQQAGLYGDLYSVIVSEVGVDEHCVQRVMSQLSGAVTHLHSLGFVHRDIKPENIFLCDRSCSWVKLGDFGLTRAIGTTVRAVWYESPFCTPEVEIAKEERQSEEIEEEEKEDIWITVEPSIDSWALGVLIYCLLTGCFPWEESTHDDRGYHKYKAWFDREAEKEDKTRKVEWRDKEDFDGYTIMEENQRDNPPPSQFEGLSPLVMTLLKELLHPEPKHRGSPEEILSYLGGPWLVQTAREEKRKAEEAENEAKKIREKGGVEEEILREGRGER from the exons ATGTTGCAGATTCAG GCTACAGCAGCTAAAGAACTTGACGagctctgttttctgtcagctCAGTCCATGTCCAGTCTGAACGTTTCCCAACACTTTCAGATGGTAAAGCTTCTGGGAGAGGGATCGTATGGAAAGGTCATGCTGGCTGTGCACAAGAAGCAAG GAACGCCTATGGCCCTGAAATTCTCTCCTCGAAAGTCGACATCACTCACGTCTTTCCTGCGTGAATACAACCTCTCCCTTTGCTACTGCACCCATCCTTCTCTGACACGGGCTCTTGGCATCTTCTTCTCTACACCATCCTACTATGTCTTCGCCCAGCAAGCCGGTCTCTATGGTGATCTCTACAGTGTTATTGTGTCAGAG GTTGGTGTGGATGAACACTGTGTTCAGAGGGTGATGTCCCAGCTGAGTGGGGCTGTTACACACCTCCACTCCCTGGGCTTTGTCCACCGTGACATCAAACCTGAGAATATCTTCCTATGTGACAGATCTTGTAGCTGGGTCAAGCTGGGCGACTTTGGCCTCACCCGTGCCATCGGCACCACAGTTAGAGCTGTTTGGTATGAGTCGCCTTTCTGTACTCCAGAGGTGGAAATTGCCAAGGAGGAAAGGCAAAGTGAGGAGattgaagaggaggagaaggaggataTTTGGATAACTGTTGAGCCCTCCATTGACAGCTGGGCCCTTGGTGTACTCATCTACTGTTTGCTAACTGGCTGCTTCCCCTGGGAGGAGAGCACTCATGATGACCGTGGCTACCATAAATACAAGGCGTGGTTTGATCGTGAGGctgaaaaagaagataaaactaGAAAGGTTGAGTGGAGGGATAAGGAAGACTTTGATGGTTACACTATCATGGAGGAAAACCAAAGAGACAACCCTCCTCCGTCACAGTTTGAGGGCCTCAGCCCTCTAGTGATGACTCTTTTAAAGGAGCTGCTCCACCCTGAGCCCAAACACAGAGGGAGCCCAGAGGAGATCCTGAGCTACCTGGGAGGGCCGTGGCTCGTGCAGACAGCGAGAGAGGAgaaaaggaaagcagaggaGGCCGAGAATGAAGccaaaaaaataagagaaaaaggAGGAGTAGAAGAGGAGATACTCAGAGAAGGAAGAGGGGAGAGATGA